A DNA window from Nerophis ophidion isolate RoL-2023_Sa linkage group LG13, RoL_Noph_v1.0, whole genome shotgun sequence contains the following coding sequences:
- the LOC133564992 gene encoding ras-related protein Rab-38-like, which translates to MGAFIMFDVTRPASFEAVAKWKEDLDSKVTLGNGKHVATVLLANKCDQGRDVLTNNGLKMEQFCQDNGFVGWFETSAKVTLPHTFL; encoded by the coding sequence ATGGGCgccttcatcatgttcgacgtgacGAGGCCCGCCTCCTTCGAGGCGGTCGCCAAGTGGAAGGAGGACTTGGACTCCAAGGTGACGCTGGGCAATGGCAAACACGTCGCCACCGTGCTGCTGGCCAACAAGTGCGACCAAGGCCGGGACGTCCTCACCAATAACGGACTCAAGATGGAGCAGTTCTGCCAGGACAACGGCTTTGTGGGCTGGTTTGAGACCTCCGCCAAGGTAACACTcccacacacattcttgtag